Proteins encoded together in one Xylanivirga thermophila window:
- a CDS encoding chemotaxis protein CheC: MGKDDLMYDILQEIFNIGVGKAANMLSEMINKKILLDVPTIEILNCEELDIDLAKCFPKISNGTLMVSSIAFEEKLTGEANLIFPADKMRRFINLCIDHGEIDGEYEMSFTDIDFDIIREVGNIILNSVIGEIGNFLDVSLEYTLPTVRLFNRMEFENDISNKEDIYMLMLYITFIIDDTEIEGAIIINLTLNSLNELIQTIEKMEDGLHE, from the coding sequence ATGGGCAAAGATGATTTAATGTATGACATTTTACAAGAGATATTTAATATTGGTGTGGGTAAGGCAGCAAATATGCTATCAGAGATGATTAACAAAAAAATATTATTGGATGTGCCTACTATAGAAATATTAAATTGTGAAGAATTGGACATAGATTTAGCAAAGTGTTTTCCCAAGATATCCAATGGAACACTAATGGTATCTTCAATCGCATTTGAAGAAAAGCTTACGGGTGAGGCAAACTTGATATTCCCTGCGGATAAGATGCGTCGATTTATAAACCTTTGTATTGATCACGGTGAAATAGATGGCGAATATGAGATGAGTTTTACCGATATAGATTTTGATATAATCAGAGAAGTAGGGAATATTATTTTAAATTCTGTCATTGGAGAGATTGGTAACTTCTTAGATGTTAGTTTGGAATATACCCTGCCTACTGTGAGACTTTTTAATAGGATGGAGTTTGAAAATGATATTTCAAACAAAGAAGATATTTATATGTTGATGCTATATATAACCTTTATAATAGATGATACTGAAATAGAAGGGGCTATAATTATAAATTTGACCTTAAATTCATTGAATGAATTGATTCAGACAATAGAGAAAATGGAAGATGGTTTACATGAGTAA
- a CDS encoding response regulator transcription factor → MKILVVDDSRFSQIVISNMLKKFIEDVKIDFASDGEEGFDKYKYINPDYVFVDLLMPKMDGRELIKLIREYDDESKIFVVSADIQKSIKEEVEAYGIKGFFNKPFNEGRAEAICDIIKGDANGQR, encoded by the coding sequence ATGAAGATATTGGTTGTTGATGATTCACGATTTTCACAGATAGTTATATCAAACATGCTAAAAAAATTTATTGAAGATGTGAAAATTGATTTTGCCAGTGATGGAGAAGAGGGATTCGATAAATATAAGTACATAAATCCAGACTATGTATTTGTTGATTTATTAATGCCTAAAATGGATGGTAGGGAACTTATAAAGCTTATACGGGAATATGATGATGAATCTAAAATTTTTGTTGTTTCAGCGGATATACAGAAAAGTATAAAAGAAGAGGTAGAAGCATATGGAATTAAGGGTTTTTTCAATAAACCGTTTAATGAGGGAAGAGCCGAAGCCATATGTGACATTATAAAAGGTGATGCAAATGGGCAAAGATGA
- a CDS encoding homocysteine S-methyltransferase family protein, whose translation MDIRDILKDRFLFFDGAMGTMLQGLGLKAGELPEIFNIEKSDIIFDIHKKYIEAGADIITTNTFGANELKLKDAPYSVEKVVASGVNIGRKAAGEKLVALDIGPTGQILEPTGTLKFERAYEIFKRQIGAGYDAGADVILIETMSDLYETKAAILAAKENCDLPIFATMTFQNNGRTLMGTDPVTMVFVLESLGIDALGVNCSLGPKDLQNVVDEILKYASIPVMVKPNAGLPVYKDGNTIYNVTPEEFSKEIGYMAQKGASIFGGCCGTNPDYINAIVKSLHGQRPIKKQRKKYTTVCSSTKTVFVDGSIQVIGERINPTGKKALKKALINMDMDYVLREAIGQQKFGADILDINAGIPEIDEVLTMEKMVKEIQGILDTPLQIDSSNPEVIERAVRTYNGKPIINSVNGDIKTMEEIFPIAKKYGANVIGLTMDENGLPSTCEDRVKICKKILDTAEGYGIDKCNIIIDCLTLTASVDQEQVFETLKAIREIKERYGVRTVLGVSNISFGLPKRALLNRTFLAMALAYGLDMPILNPGDMEMMDTVMAFKVLSNHDKRAEAYIGRYIKIAEDSLEARKLPDSKQDMKTIIHEGLKGEILKSTKALLNTIEPMDIINGSIIPALDEVGERYEAGEIFLPQLIQSAETVKIAFEEIKDYMEKSGDKKASRGKIVLATVKGDIHDIGKNIVKMLLENYGFEVIDLGKDVPAELIIDAIEKYNVRLVGLSALMTTTVKNMEKTIECIRAKHLDCKIMAGGAVLNSDYAKRIGADYYGKDARDAVKIAEMVYKS comes from the coding sequence TTGGATATAAGGGACATATTAAAGGATAGATTTTTGTTTTTTGATGGTGCCATGGGGACTATGCTTCAGGGATTGGGATTAAAGGCGGGAGAGCTGCCCGAGATATTTAATATAGAAAAGTCCGATATTATATTCGATATACATAAAAAATATATAGAGGCGGGAGCGGATATTATAACCACCAATACATTTGGTGCAAATGAGCTAAAGCTAAAAGATGCACCATATTCTGTTGAAAAGGTAGTAGCATCTGGAGTAAATATTGGGCGAAAAGCTGCTGGTGAAAAACTCGTTGCCCTTGATATAGGTCCTACAGGTCAGATATTAGAACCAACAGGTACTTTAAAGTTTGAGAGGGCTTATGAAATATTTAAGAGGCAGATAGGTGCTGGTTATGATGCAGGGGCGGATGTAATTTTAATAGAAACTATGTCTGATCTATATGAAACTAAGGCTGCCATATTGGCTGCAAAGGAAAATTGTGATCTCCCTATTTTTGCAACTATGACATTTCAGAATAATGGCAGGACACTTATGGGAACTGATCCAGTAACAATGGTTTTTGTTTTGGAGTCTTTAGGCATAGATGCATTAGGGGTTAACTGCTCATTAGGTCCTAAGGATCTTCAAAATGTAGTGGATGAAATACTTAAATACGCTTCTATACCAGTAATGGTTAAACCAAATGCAGGATTGCCCGTATATAAGGATGGCAACACCATATATAATGTAACGCCTGAGGAGTTTTCTAAGGAGATTGGATATATGGCTCAAAAAGGGGCATCCATATTTGGTGGTTGCTGTGGTACTAATCCTGACTATATAAATGCAATTGTGAAAAGCCTACATGGGCAACGGCCTATAAAAAAACAGCGTAAAAAATATACGACTGTTTGTTCATCGACTAAAACTGTTTTCGTGGATGGCAGTATACAAGTAATAGGGGAAAGGATCAATCCAACAGGTAAGAAGGCCCTTAAAAAAGCCTTAATAAATATGGATATGGATTATGTTTTACGGGAAGCGATAGGGCAGCAGAAATTTGGGGCAGATATATTGGATATCAATGCAGGGATACCTGAAATTGATGAAGTTTTGACTATGGAGAAAATGGTTAAGGAGATACAGGGTATTTTAGATACTCCCCTTCAAATAGACAGCTCCAATCCAGAGGTAATAGAAAGGGCGGTTAGGACATATAATGGCAAGCCAATAATCAATTCGGTAAATGGCGATATTAAGACAATGGAAGAGATATTTCCAATCGCGAAGAAATATGGTGCTAATGTCATTGGTTTGACCATGGATGAAAACGGTTTGCCATCAACATGTGAAGATAGGGTTAAAATTTGTAAGAAGATACTGGATACGGCTGAAGGCTATGGCATAGATAAATGTAATATAATTATTGACTGCCTTACCCTTACTGCCTCTGTAGATCAGGAACAGGTTTTTGAGACTCTAAAAGCCATCAGAGAGATAAAGGAGCGCTATGGGGTTAGAACGGTTTTAGGGGTTAGCAATATCTCCTTTGGTTTGCCTAAAAGGGCACTATTAAATAGAACTTTTTTAGCTATGGCTTTGGCGTATGGATTGGATATGCCTATCTTAAATCCCGGTGATATGGAGATGATGGATACTGTCATGGCTTTTAAGGTATTATCCAATCATGATAAGAGGGCAGAAGCATATATAGGGCGCTATATTAAAATTGCCGAAGATAGTTTGGAGGCTAGGAAATTACCCGATTCTAAACAGGATATGAAGACCATAATACACGAAGGTTTAAAAGGGGAGATATTAAAAAGCACAAAGGCATTATTAAACACGATAGAGCCTATGGATATTATCAATGGCTCTATAATACCGGCCCTTGACGAGGTGGGGGAAAGATATGAGGCGGGAGAAATTTTTCTTCCACAATTGATACAGTCGGCGGAAACTGTAAAGATAGCGTTTGAAGAGATTAAGGATTATATGGAGAAGAGTGGAGATAAAAAAGCAAGTAGGGGGAAGATAGTTTTAGCCACTGTAAAAGGTGATATTCATGATATCGGGAAAAACATAGTTAAGATGCTTTTAGAAAACTATGGATTTGAGGTAATAGATCTGGGAAAGGATGTGCCTGCGGAATTGATAATAGATGCAATAGAAAAGTATAATGTAAGACTTGTGGGACTTAGCGCACTGATGACAACTACCGTTAAAAACATGGAGAAGACAATCGAGTGTATAAGGGCAAAACATCTCGATTGTAAGATAATGGCGGGAGGGGCGGTTCTTAATTCGGATTACGCAAAAAGGATAGGTGCTGACTATTATGGTAAGGATGCCAGGGATGCGGTAAAAATAGCAGAGATGGTCTATAAAAGCTAA
- a CDS encoding methionine synthase, producing MHIDINEVLRYLGVGRNKADMKLKLYISECIKEILDIAYPMYVYKMFDLKFTDEYAWIKQTNTLLMGKDINRYLNGCFKCAVMGATLGISVDKRIRYYKSYDLTRSFVLDACATALIENVCDKVQEEIKLIAKEEYHLNIMPRYSPGYRDFPLDIQPDLLNILEANRIGLTVNDNLIMIPRKSVTAIIGLKDKGVSVNMGCESCLKRDSCNFRRE from the coding sequence GTGCATATTGACATAAATGAGGTATTAAGATATTTAGGTGTTGGTCGTAATAAGGCTGATATGAAGCTCAAGCTTTATATTAGTGAGTGTATAAAGGAAATTTTAGATATTGCTTATCCTATGTATGTATACAAAATGTTTGATTTAAAATTCACAGATGAATATGCATGGATAAAACAAACCAATACCCTGTTAATGGGAAAAGATATAAACAGATATCTCAATGGGTGTTTTAAATGTGCTGTTATGGGCGCTACTTTAGGCATTTCCGTTGATAAAAGGATCAGATACTATAAAAGCTATGATTTAACAAGGAGTTTTGTACTAGATGCATGTGCAACGGCACTAATAGAAAATGTGTGTGATAAAGTTCAAGAGGAGATTAAACTAATTGCAAAAGAAGAATACCATCTAAACATCATGCCAAGATATAGCCCGGGATATAGAGATTTTCCGCTAGATATTCAGCCTGACTTATTAAATATATTGGAGGCCAATAGGATTGGTTTGACGGTAAATGATAATCTAATAATGATACCTAGAAAGTCCGTTACAGCTATTATAGGGCTAAAAGATAAAGGGGTTTCAGTCAATATGGGATGCGAGAGCTGCCTAAAAAGAGATAGTTGTAATTTTAGAAGGGAGTAG
- the metF gene encoding methylenetetrahydrofolate reductase [NAD(P)H] → MFIRDIFSKKNPVISFEVFPPKREFPIDVVYDTVEELRDLDPDFISVTYGAGGSSKDRTIEIASEIKNKYGIETLAHLTCYTSTRGETEFILKELKRNNVDNVLALRGDPPIGGFNGKSDYKYAKDLVSHIKAFDDFSIGVAAYPEGHIECDSLDKDIEYLKEKMCCGADFMITQLFFDNEKLYMYMDRLAKKGIDAPIMAGIMPVLNKNQIQKMVSLSGASLPRKFIRILEKYEHKPKALRKAGIAYATEQIIDLLSWGVDGIHLYTMNKPKVASEIMKNLSEVRDAVTEEKYMELDDKGAY, encoded by the coding sequence ATGTTTATAAGGGATATATTTTCAAAGAAAAATCCGGTTATTTCATTTGAGGTCTTTCCTCCTAAAAGGGAATTCCCTATTGATGTTGTATATGATACCGTAGAAGAGTTAAGGGATCTGGATCCGGATTTTATAAGCGTTACATATGGAGCGGGAGGCAGCAGCAAGGACAGGACTATAGAGATTGCATCTGAGATAAAAAACAAATATGGTATTGAGACGTTGGCGCATTTGACGTGCTATACCTCAACCAGAGGAGAAACGGAATTCATACTTAAAGAGCTAAAAAGAAATAATGTGGATAATGTTTTAGCATTAAGGGGGGATCCACCCATTGGTGGATTTAACGGAAAGAGTGATTATAAATATGCAAAGGATCTGGTAAGTCATATAAAAGCATTTGATGATTTTTCTATTGGGGTTGCTGCCTATCCAGAGGGACATATAGAATGTGATAGTTTGGATAAGGATATAGAATACTTAAAGGAAAAGATGTGTTGCGGTGCTGATTTCATGATAACCCAGCTATTCTTTGATAATGAAAAGTTGTATATGTATATGGATAGATTAGCCAAAAAAGGGATAGATGCTCCAATAATGGCCGGCATAATGCCTGTATTAAATAAAAACCAAATACAAAAGATGGTATCGTTATCTGGGGCATCCCTACCTAGAAAATTTATTAGGATTCTTGAAAAATATGAACACAAGCCCAAGGCATTGAGGAAAGCAGGGATTGCCTATGCCACCGAGCAGATAATAGATCTGTTGTCATGGGGAGTGGATGGCATACATCTATATACTATGAATAAGCCAAAGGTAGCAAGTGAAATCATGAAAAATCTTTCCGAGGTAAGAGATGCTGTAACGGAAGAAAAATATATGGAATTGGATGATAAAGGTGCATATTGA
- a CDS encoding FtsX-like permease family protein → MNLFTLAIRNIKRNFKRYIMHFFSLSFSVFTVYSFLALMENEQVEQAFTYSDKYKAMLTAFGIIIMVFVLFFLNSSNKSFIKARKKEISTYSLFGMTNGRIGRLLFLETMIVGVASLVVGIGFGIFFSKLTAMILLDISLASFTGDIAFTISLKAIYITAMIFMAIFCVMGLSGLWVVNKFELIDLFKADKVSEGNSKGSVIMLIISFILMGTGYYIAATSDPFTIMQMVIPILVLVIGGTYLFFWGGLPKVLDLLKRSKERYYRGVSLISISTFSHRMRSIGSVMATIAVLSAVATTAIATGFTLYSSIEKATYNNIGYDMYFYTSQEGLIDRVHEVFKRHDTKITGEYTTKRYQCVPQIKPVVVDGHEYISNDKDCYFRVYSQSECNKLISLSRSSLKPVDIKPGEATYVFPYMFEELENAVNGEILTFSNQKISITSILESDILSFGAIHTLILNDDDFNALLKTGDIFDTYRGSGAPFDKVTVFRYEDALKSDKLSTELDKVLSGNVGSYRMAYSYYNESLKMFGLLCFIGFFMSAVFILMTASLLYFKQIMAAEEEQDQYRMLRKIGMDDNIEKKVIKKRLLPVFLIPLVVGIIHSMFAMKAADTMIFSNMIPVDNSYVTVLTFSSVMYGVYAIVYGIFYFITKGQYARIVK, encoded by the coding sequence ATGAACCTTTTTACATTAGCCATTCGAAATATAAAGCGGAATTTTAAAAGGTATATAATGCATTTTTTCTCTCTAAGTTTCAGTGTATTTACAGTATACTCGTTTCTTGCATTGATGGAAAATGAACAGGTGGAACAGGCATTTACCTATAGTGATAAATATAAAGCCATGCTCACTGCGTTTGGCATTATTATCATGGTATTCGTTCTATTCTTCCTCAACAGCTCTAATAAGAGTTTTATAAAGGCAAGAAAAAAGGAAATTTCCACATATTCATTATTTGGTATGACAAATGGCAGGATAGGGAGGTTGCTTTTTTTAGAGACGATGATTGTAGGAGTGGCATCCCTTGTTGTGGGCATAGGCTTTGGCATATTTTTCTCCAAGTTAACGGCAATGATCCTGCTTGATATCTCATTAGCATCGTTTACTGGTGATATTGCATTTACCATATCCCTAAAAGCTATCTATATTACTGCAATGATATTCATGGCAATTTTTTGTGTTATGGGTTTATCAGGCTTGTGGGTTGTCAATAAATTTGAACTCATAGATCTATTTAAGGCTGATAAGGTATCTGAAGGCAATTCCAAAGGTTCCGTTATTATGCTTATTATATCGTTTATATTGATGGGAACAGGTTATTATATTGCTGCAACAAGTGATCCTTTTACGATTATGCAAATGGTAATACCCATATTAGTCCTTGTAATTGGAGGTACATACCTTTTCTTTTGGGGTGGGCTTCCAAAGGTTTTAGATTTGTTAAAGAGGAGTAAAGAGAGATATTATAGAGGTGTAAGTCTAATTTCAATATCAACTTTTTCTCATAGGATGAGATCCATAGGTTCGGTTATGGCAACCATTGCAGTATTATCCGCCGTTGCTACTACGGCAATTGCAACAGGGTTTACACTTTATAGCAGTATAGAAAAAGCTACGTATAATAATATTGGGTATGATATGTATTTTTATACGAGCCAGGAAGGGCTAATTGACAGGGTTCATGAGGTTTTTAAAAGGCATGATACGAAAATCACAGGGGAGTATACTACCAAGAGATACCAATGCGTTCCACAGATAAAGCCAGTTGTAGTAGATGGTCATGAATATATTTCTAATGATAAAGACTGCTATTTTAGGGTGTATTCCCAATCCGAATGTAATAAGCTTATCTCTTTATCAAGGAGCAGCCTAAAACCTGTTGATATAAAACCTGGTGAAGCAACATATGTGTTTCCGTATATGTTTGAAGAACTTGAAAATGCAGTTAATGGGGAGATACTTACTTTTTCTAATCAAAAGATAAGTATAACATCTATATTGGAATCTGATATACTATCCTTTGGTGCAATCCATACATTGATCTTGAATGATGATGATTTTAATGCCCTTTTAAAGACTGGTGATATTTTTGATACCTATAGGGGTAGTGGTGCACCTTTTGATAAGGTAACTGTATTTAGATATGAAGATGCTTTGAAATCGGATAAGTTAAGCACTGAGCTTGATAAGGTATTATCGGGGAATGTGGGGAGCTATAGAATGGCATATAGTTATTATAATGAGTCACTAAAGATGTTTGGACTGTTATGCTTTATAGGTTTCTTTATGAGTGCCGTATTTATACTCATGACTGCAAGTCTTTTATACTTCAAGCAGATAATGGCCGCAGAGGAAGAACAGGATCAATATAGGATGCTTAGGAAGATCGGCATGGATGATAATATAGAGAAGAAGGTCATAAAAAAGAGATTGCTGCCTGTTTTTCTAATCCCCCTTGTAGTTGGAATTATCCATAGCATGTTTGCCATGAAGGCAGCGGATACTATGATATTTTCTAATATGATACCTGTTGATAATTCGTATGTTACCGTTCTTACTTTTTCCTCTGTAATGTATGGTGTATATGCAATAGTGTATGGCATATTTTATTTTATCACTAAGGGTCAGTATGCTAGAATAGTTAAATAA
- a CDS encoding ABC transporter ATP-binding protein produces MQILKVQNISKVYGNKKGSKQYMALKSISFEVNEGEFIGVMGASGSGKTTLLNILGSIDKPTTGRFIMDGKDIANLNKNELARHRVKNIGFIFQDYNLLETMTLKENIILPLTLSGYKVDVIEDRLMSLTKDLGIINILNKYPYEVSGGEQQRAAACRALITNPKLILADEPTGSLDSRSGRDLLELLTFINKSYRATILMVTHDVYAASYCQKILFIRDGEIYNELYAGDDKKKFFDSIIDVMSVLGGGIK; encoded by the coding sequence ATGCAGATACTAAAAGTACAGAATATTAGCAAAGTATATGGCAATAAGAAGGGCTCAAAGCAGTATATGGCATTAAAGAGCATAAGCTTTGAAGTAAATGAAGGGGAATTTATCGGTGTGATGGGTGCATCCGGGTCAGGTAAGACTACGCTCCTTAATATACTGGGAAGTATAGATAAACCAACAACGGGTAGATTTATTATGGATGGAAAGGACATTGCAAACCTTAATAAAAACGAGCTTGCCAGACACAGGGTGAAAAATATAGGCTTTATATTTCAGGACTATAATCTACTTGAGACAATGACGCTAAAGGAGAATATCATACTCCCACTTACGTTATCTGGGTATAAGGTTGATGTTATAGAGGATAGACTTATGAGTCTTACAAAGGATCTAGGCATCATAAACATACTTAATAAATACCCTTATGAAGTCTCAGGAGGTGAGCAGCAACGTGCTGCAGCATGTCGTGCCCTAATTACCAATCCAAAGCTAATTTTGGCAGATGAGCCAACAGGTAGCCTTGATTCAAGATCGGGAAGAGATTTACTTGAGCTTTTAACATTTATAAATAAATCGTATAGGGCAACCATTCTTATGGTAACCCATGATGTATACGCTGCAAGCTATTGCCAGAAGATACTATTTATTCGCGATGGTGAGATATACAATGAATTATATGCAGGGGATGATAAAAAGAAGTTTTTTGATTCCATAATAGACGTTATGAGTGTGCTTGGGGGTGGGATAAAATGA
- a CDS encoding sensor histidine kinase, giving the protein MSFIKYLKERWVTYIFILLAFIFSFAVYKLDERFSIGESNAKYILAGWGILFIIFVALDYGIFNSRIKKFKRYCSLNTSSQDLDEFSYPIDREYAEIVHGLALQYEKYKSDIYTKSSEELEFITKWVHDVKVPIAAVRLILENHEGDIPNSFYQDIDTEIFSIEQSVQRVFYQIKSNTLHDDYKIAKISTKKLIAGALKGYSNFFSYNKINFAITGDVYDVLTDEKWSGYILSEILSNAVKYTPMKGSIVISTSRRENRVTISIKNSGEGISKQDIGQVFNKGYTSSGNRNGMKSTGYGLYLSKKLSDMLGHELTVQSEYGEYAMFSLTFVENKTMHHVTKM; this is encoded by the coding sequence ATGAGCTTTATTAAATATTTAAAAGAGAGATGGGTAACATATATTTTTATCCTCCTTGCCTTTATATTTTCTTTTGCAGTTTATAAATTGGATGAAAGGTTCAGCATTGGTGAATCAAATGCCAAATATATTTTGGCAGGATGGGGGATTTTATTTATTATCTTTGTGGCTTTAGACTATGGAATCTTCAATTCCCGTATAAAAAAGTTTAAAAGATATTGTAGCCTAAATACCTCTTCACAGGATTTAGACGAGTTCTCCTATCCTATAGATAGGGAATATGCAGAGATTGTGCATGGTTTAGCACTGCAATATGAAAAATACAAGTCGGATATATATACTAAATCATCGGAGGAACTGGAATTTATCACAAAGTGGGTGCACGATGTCAAGGTGCCGATTGCAGCTGTAAGGCTTATATTGGAAAATCATGAGGGCGATATTCCAAATAGTTTTTATCAGGATATAGATACGGAAATATTTTCAATAGAGCAGTCGGTGCAAAGGGTTTTTTATCAGATAAAAAGCAATACCCTCCATGATGATTATAAGATAGCAAAGATTAGTACGAAAAAATTAATTGCTGGTGCTCTAAAGGGGTATTCAAATTTTTTCAGCTATAACAAGATAAATTTTGCTATTACGGGAGATGTATACGATGTTTTGACAGATGAAAAATGGAGCGGATATATATTATCTGAAATATTATCCAATGCGGTAAAATATACACCTATGAAAGGCTCTATTGTGATTAGCACGAGTAGAAGAGAAAATAGAGTTACAATATCCATTAAAAATAGTGGTGAAGGGATTTCAAAGCAGGATATCGGGCAGGTATTTAACAAGGGTTATACTTCATCTGGCAATAGAAATGGTATGAAGTCTACAGGATATGGATTATACCTATCAAAAAAGCTAAGTGATATGCTAGGCCATGAACTAACGGTACAGTCTGAATATGGTGAGTATGCCATGTTTAGTTTGACATTCGTTGAAAACAAGACCATGCACCATGTGACAAAAATGTAA
- a CDS encoding response regulator transcription factor translates to MYKILIVEDDDTISSIMEEKLNKWGYEVSIIPDFNDVISNYTSFKPHLVLMDINLPYYDGFYWCAKIRQISNIPIIFISSRDTDGDKIRAISQGGDDYVEKPFSMDLLIAKVQAVLRRAYSYSDQTLNVLQYRDMILNLERLQVFYNENEIELTPNECKILSMLIRNHGKVVTRSRLMRALWDDESFVDDNTLTVNVNRLRKKLDTIGLEGYIKTIKGEGYRLI, encoded by the coding sequence ATTTACAAGATATTAATTGTGGAGGATGACGATACAATATCCTCAATAATGGAGGAGAAACTAAATAAATGGGGATATGAGGTTTCCATAATCCCGGATTTTAATGATGTAATCTCAAACTATACTTCTTTTAAGCCCCATCTAGTACTAATGGATATTAATCTGCCATATTATGATGGATTTTATTGGTGTGCAAAGATTAGGCAAATTTCCAATATCCCCATCATCTTCATATCATCTAGAGATACTGATGGTGATAAAATACGTGCAATATCACAGGGTGGGGATGATTACGTAGAAAAACCATTTTCTATGGATCTACTTATTGCGAAAGTACAAGCTGTTTTACGTAGGGCATATTCATACAGTGACCAGACATTGAATGTATTGCAATATAGGGATATGATACTAAATTTAGAGCGTTTGCAGGTTTTCTATAATGAAAATGAAATAGAGCTGACCCCTAATGAGTGTAAGATATTATCTATGCTTATTAGAAATCATGGCAAGGTTGTCACGCGCTCCCGCCTTATGAGGGCATTATGGGATGACGAGAGCTTTGTAGACGATAATACCCTTACAGTCAATGTAAATCGCTTGCGCAAAAAGCTGGATACGATAGGGCTTGAAGGGTATATCAAAACAATTAAGGGAGAGGGATATAGGCTGATATGA
- a CDS encoding methyl-accepting chemotaxis protein yields the protein MEKSLKRKDEIGTIANSLRTMQKNLITLIKNISESSQQVLSSSEKLTATTEQSSMAAEEIAKVIEEIAGGAGDQAKDMEQGVLHIEELGKKIAQNQGDLDELNKATGKIDTLKDEGIESVEDLVEKTKDIDSSAKEIHEIILNTNESATKIQDASEMIKNISKQINLLSLNASIEAARAGEAGEGFAVVAGEIKNLAEQANKFTEEIAGIIKDLTDKTAYSVDTMKTVRQVVKFQSESVYITDDKFKGIASAIEDMHGIISNINKSSYEMQIKKDEIIGVIQDLSAISEENAAGTEEASASVEEQTSSIEGIASASEALAHLADDMQLNIAKFKY from the coding sequence TTGGAGAAGAGTTTAAAGAGAAAAGATGAGATAGGTACTATTGCCAATTCACTAAGAACTATGCAGAAAAACCTAATCACCTTGATCAAAAATATATCTGAATCATCACAGCAGGTATTATCTTCCTCTGAGAAGTTAACAGCTACTACCGAGCAGTCATCCATGGCGGCAGAGGAGATTGCAAAGGTAATAGAGGAGATAGCAGGTGGTGCAGGTGATCAGGCTAAGGATATGGAACAGGGTGTTTTACATATTGAAGAATTAGGTAAGAAAATAGCACAAAATCAAGGGGATTTAGATGAACTCAATAAAGCTACTGGAAAAATAGATACATTAAAAGATGAAGGCATTGAAAGCGTAGAGGACCTTGTGGAGAAGACTAAGGATATTGATAGTTCTGCTAAAGAGATACATGAAATTATTTTAAATACCAATGAGAGCGCTACAAAGATACAGGATGCCAGTGAGATGATAAAAAATATATCAAAGCAGATCAATTTGTTATCCCTCAATGCCAGTATAGAGGCAGCTAGAGCAGGCGAGGCGGGAGAAGGATTTGCTGTTGTGGCGGGAGAGATAAAGAATTTAGCAGAGCAGGCAAATAAATTTACAGAAGAGATTGCCGGGATAATCAAGGATCTTACGGATAAAACGGCGTATTCTGTTGATACCATGAAGACAGTCAGACAGGTAGTGAAGTTTCAATCAGAGAGTGTGTATATTACAGATGATAAATTTAAGGGCATTGCCTCTGCCATTGAAGATATGCACGGGATTATATCAAATATAAATAAATCGAGCTATGAGATGCAGATAAAGAAGGATGAGATAATAGGTGTTATACAGGACCTATCTGCAATATCCGAGGAGAATGCAGCAGGAACGGAGGAGGCCTCTGCATCTGTTGAGGAACAAACATCTTCAATAGAAGGTATTGCAAGTGCAAGTGAAGCCCTTGCACATTTGGCAGATGATATGCAATTAAATATTGCTAAATTTAAGTATTAA